The genomic window GCCAACGGCTGATCGGTCTGTCATTCAAGACATTCCTTTAGAGACGCTGATTTTGCTGATTCGATCGCTCTCGACTGAGCAGATCATCACGGTGCTGGATACAAGCTACGCCAGCTCAGGGCAATTGCTGCAGGGCAGTTTGCGGATCCGATCGCGTCCCAATGCGCCGAGTGGTCAAGTCAGCGCCGCGGAACAGAAGCTTCAGGCAGATTTAATGCAGCAAACTGGCGCTTCCAGAGCGCAAATTCGGGCGCAGTGGCAGTCGGGTCAGTCTCCCGGTATTTTGCTAGCAGGGGCAGCGGATCAGCAGATTGTAACTGAGGTGCAGTGGAATGGGTTTACTGCTGGGCTGTTTACCTATGCGCTAACGCAGCAGCTTTGGGCAAGTACTGCCGCCACCACACTTTATACGTTTTTGGGACAGACGATCGGCAAAGTCCAGCAAGCCGCAGGCACTGAACAACGTCCAATTTTGAACGGTCAAAAGCTACCGAGCCAAACGATCGCCACAGTTCTCAGCCCAGACCTTCCCAGCGCCGATGGCGTCATTCGATCGATCGAAGAGGACGGCAAGATTCAGCTCTGGCTGGCAGGCTTACCCGCGATCGTGCTGGAAAATTCGGGGGCATCTTTGTTTGCTGTCCAGTCGGCATCTGATTCAAACGCTTCCCTGTCTGAGAGTTTGTCTGATCGTCCCTTGCTGCAAGTTCGATCGCATGATGGTTTGGTCAGCAAAGCAAAACTGCTGAGTTCAGGCACAGCGGCTGCACAAACAGGATTGCAGGCAGGACAATTGGTTCAGGAAGCCTTACGGCTCTTACCTCGCAATATCAATTTGATGGTTGCTCTCGATGCCAGTTTAGAGCGAATTGAGCGAGTCGATGCAACCAGTGCCTTTGCCACCATTCCCCAAGTTTCTGCCGTCATTGCAGGCGAACAACCAGCCGATTTTCTGTTTGGCAAAACGCAGCCTGCCGCAGCCACCCTCACCGCTTCTTTGTCCCCCCAAGCGTCCACAGCGATCGATCCGGCGATTCCTGCCTCTAACCCACTCCCAGACAATTCACTTCCTGCCAACAAGCGCAGTTATGGGCTGTTCTCACTGGGTCGAGATGTGATTCCCAATACGCTGATCCAGGCTGATGAGGCAGTTAAGACGGCAATCAACCGCATGACCCCGCAGCTTCGATCGCTCCTAGCAACCAAGCTAGTGCGGCTTTTGGAAAACCGAGGCTCATCTCGTTTGGGAGTACGCGTCACGCTGGAAACGATCGCGCCTCAAGAAAGAGTCATCTTGCAACAGGAAACCAATCGTGCCCCCTGGAATGCTCCCCCTGTCAGCAATGCTTTACTCACAAATGGCATTGTTCAACTTCCGGTTAGCAGCCGTGTTCAGTATCGCTTGCTCAACTACAGCGACAAACCGATTTATTTCATCGTTCTGGGTTTGGACACAAACGGGAATGCGATCGTTTATTCCCCCGCTGCAATTTCTGACCCTGCTAACACGAAACCCAGTTCTGAAACCAGTTTGATTCCGCCTGGAGAAACGCGCTTGATTCCGCCCACCGCTTCAGAGAATGTGATTCAAGCTCCCGCTGGCTTAGCTGAAACCCACCTGATTTTTAGCCGCGCTCCTTTCACCCAAGCGTATACCGTTCTTGATACTAAAGTTCGTCCAGAAGCAGGGGCACGCCAAATTATCAAGCTCCGAAACCCTCTGGAAGTCGTGCAGGCAGTCCTCCAAGATTTGCATCAAGCGACGGGGCAGTGGGCGATCGACCTCCCCAGTGATGCCTATGCGCTAGACGTAAACCAGTGGGCAGGGTTGAGCTTTATCTGTGAAGTAATCTCAGCTTAGAGCAGTTGTCTTCTGAGCCAATTTCTATATTTCGCCTTGGTTTTTAGAAGACTTTGAATTTTGGCTTGTGGTCAGACCAATCCGATAACCCATCGAGAACCACCTTCTCTGCGTCTCCGCCTCCCTCCTGGCATCGCTCATCCTTTTGATCCCTCAATTCCCTACAATGAGAATCAGTTAAGAAACCAATATTTGTCTAACTGGTAGCTCAACGCTTATGGTTACAACCGTTGCTGATGTTATGACCCGTGACCCGATCGTGGTCAAGCCTGAAACGCCTTTAAATGAGGTAATCAAAATTTTGGCGGAGCAGCGCATCAGTGGTCTTCCCGTCGTCGATGAAAGCGAAAAACTGATTGGTGTCATTTCAGAAGGCGATTTGATGTGGCAGGAAACTGGAGTCACACCACCTGCATATATCAAGATTCTGGATAGTGTGATCTATCTAGAGAATCCAGCGAAATACGAGCGTGATTTGCATAAGGCATTGGGGCAAACCGTGCGTGAAGTGATGACCAGTAAAGATCTGCTTACTGTTAAGCCCGACAAACCCCTGCGCGAAGCAGCTCAACTGATGCATGAACGCAGAGTTCACCGTCTACCCGTATTGGATGGTAACAGTAAGGTGATTGGGATTCTGACTCGTGGGGATATTGTCCGTTTTATGGCTGCTCATCAAGGAATGGGCGAGTAGGGACTGAAGCAACCACCCGCGACAAATTTAATCGTAGAACCATCACATCTTAAAACTGACATAACAAGCATGAGTGTTACACCTGAATCTGTTCAAGAATTATTGAATTCAGAAGATTTTGGCAAACGGTTGAGTGCCGTGAATCAACTTCGTCAGCTTGATCCTTCGATCGCTTTCGATATGATCCAACAAGCGATTGCTGATTCGAGCGTGCGAGTTCGTTACGCTGCGGTGAGTCAAATGTCTTCGTTAGGGCATCAAAATCCGGTGCTCTCTCTGGAAGTGCTGCGTCGCTGCTTGCTAGAAGATCCAGAACCCGATGTTCAAGCTGCGGCTGCCGACTCGATCGGCGCATTGCACCTATCTGACGCTTTTGAAGATTTGCAGCGGCTCTATCACCAGAGTCCAGAATGGTTAGTCAAGTTCAGTATTATTGCTGCGCTAGGTGAAATGGGCGATCCACGATCGTTTGAGCTGCTACAGGATGCGCTTCAGTCGGACAATGAGCTGATTCGCACTGCGGCGATTGGTTCTCTGGGAGAGTTAGGGGACGATCGAGCCGTTTCTTTGCTGCTGCCCTTTGTTACTGACACAGACTGGCAAACCCGCTATCGAGTTGCTCAGGCGCTAAGCCACTTTCACCATCCGGAGGTTCATACTGCTTTAGAGCAGCTATCGCAAGACTCCATGGATGCTGTTGCTCAAGAAGCAAAGAACTATCTCAACTCTTAAGCTTTCGTACAAACTAACAGTGAGTTCCTGGGTTCTGCCTGGGAACTTTTTTTGACAAGCTTCTAGCTGTGGCAGTTCAAACGTCACTGTATTTTTTGTTGCAGTTTTAACGCTGTTTTGTCCGAAATTTCCGATTGCCATCTTGTAGTCCTTTCAAACCTAAGTTAAAGCAGGTGATAGGGGTCAAGCAATCAACAAACTGGTAGAAACGGTTAGCCTGCTTAGGCTTATCCTGTTAAACCGATCGGTTCTGACTCACGCTTCAATCGTAATCGTGCATCAAATTTTACTGAGATTCTGCTGAAGAAATCGGGAATTCTGGGTTGAACCTACTGCTCAAAGGAGACGGTTGTGCAGCACTTTGCAGTCCTACTGACCTTATTACGCGATCGAAAAAACTTTCTTGATGAGATCCGTCGAGATATCAAAACTGAACGAAAAGTCGGGGCACTTCTCATTGCCAGCTCTTTGTTTTTTGCGATTTATGGTGCGATTATTGGCTCTTCAAGTGGTTGGCTTCAGGCAATTTCATCAGCAATTAAGCTACCAGCACTGTACCTCATCACATTAATTATTTGTCTTCCAACGCTGTTCTTTTTTGATATCTTGTTTGGCTCAAGACTGAACTTTGGGCAATATGCCGCACTGTTACTAACAAACATTAGTATCATCAGCGTTTTATTATTCAGCTTTGCCCCTATTACACTCTTCTTTCTCATTTCAGTTCACGACTACAATTTCTTTTTGTTGCTTAATGTAGGCATCTTTGTGCTCACAGGACTAATTGGGA from Trichocoleus sp. includes these protein-coding regions:
- a CDS encoding caspase family protein → MSLKRRTFLQQISLALAALGMSEAGLTVLTDRSQQALAQSTRRKLALLIGINQYPEQVCDFVPSKGTALNGCLTDVELQQELLIHRFGFQPNDVLTLTDQQATRSNIEAAFQYHLGQAQAGDVVLFHFSGLGSQIKTGETQEVQQSLVPIDGLLPTADRSVIQDIPLETLILLIRSLSTEQIITVLDTSYASSGQLLQGSLRIRSRPNAPSGQVSAAEQKLQADLMQQTGASRAQIRAQWQSGQSPGILLAGAADQQIVTEVQWNGFTAGLFTYALTQQLWASTAATTLYTFLGQTIGKVQQAAGTEQRPILNGQKLPSQTIATVLSPDLPSADGVIRSIEEDGKIQLWLAGLPAIVLENSGASLFAVQSASDSNASLSESLSDRPLLQVRSHDGLVSKAKLLSSGTAAAQTGLQAGQLVQEALRLLPRNINLMVALDASLERIERVDATSAFATIPQVSAVIAGEQPADFLFGKTQPAAATLTASLSPQASTAIDPAIPASNPLPDNSLPANKRSYGLFSLGRDVIPNTLIQADEAVKTAINRMTPQLRSLLATKLVRLLENRGSSRLGVRVTLETIAPQERVILQQETNRAPWNAPPVSNALLTNGIVQLPVSSRVQYRLLNYSDKPIYFIVLGLDTNGNAIVYSPAAISDPANTKPSSETSLIPPGETRLIPPTASENVIQAPAGLAETHLIFSRAPFTQAYTVLDTKVRPEAGARQIIKLRNPLEVVQAVLQDLHQATGQWAIDLPSDAYALDVNQWAGLSFICEVISA
- a CDS encoding CBS domain-containing protein → MVTTVADVMTRDPIVVKPETPLNEVIKILAEQRISGLPVVDESEKLIGVISEGDLMWQETGVTPPAYIKILDSVIYLENPAKYERDLHKALGQTVREVMTSKDLLTVKPDKPLREAAQLMHERRVHRLPVLDGNSKVIGILTRGDIVRFMAAHQGMGE
- a CDS encoding HEAT repeat domain-containing protein gives rise to the protein MSVTPESVQELLNSEDFGKRLSAVNQLRQLDPSIAFDMIQQAIADSSVRVRYAAVSQMSSLGHQNPVLSLEVLRRCLLEDPEPDVQAAAADSIGALHLSDAFEDLQRLYHQSPEWLVKFSIIAALGEMGDPRSFELLQDALQSDNELIRTAAIGSLGELGDDRAVSLLLPFVTDTDWQTRYRVAQALSHFHHPEVHTALEQLSQDSMDAVAQEAKNYLNS